In a single window of the Leptolyngbyaceae cyanobacterium genome:
- a CDS encoding methyltransferase domain-containing protein, with translation MNDLQKSDFSYNQDYYASHYGRIFANDKYYKLLSLYWKKAIFDANDIDSRVSILDYGCGLGQVSDSLVNVTYFDSSEFAVNFLKERGRKVVNSIENIPQNEFDFLLSSHSLEHSSSPKNELQSFHNYVKRGGKLILILPVEVYLKPSLNPDNDRHFYCWTFQTITNLLFHCDWRPVFQNKLYGPFLLNKLGSVLDEKNAVKIAHLLGKLKKNYPSIMTIAQSVK, from the coding sequence ATGAACGATCTCCAAAAATCAGACTTTTCTTATAATCAAGATTATTATGCTTCCCACTATGGCAGAATTTTTGCTAACGATAAGTATTACAAGTTGCTTTCTCTTTATTGGAAAAAAGCCATTTTTGATGCTAATGATATAGACTCTAGAGTTTCTATTTTAGACTATGGTTGCGGTTTAGGACAAGTTTCCGATTCTTTGGTAAACGTAACTTATTTTGACAGTTCAGAATTTGCTGTAAATTTCTTGAAAGAAAGAGGAAGAAAGGTCGTAAACTCTATTGAAAATATTCCTCAAAATGAATTTGATTTCTTGTTATCATCTCATTCTTTAGAACACTCTTCATCGCCTAAAAATGAATTACAAAGTTTTCATAACTATGTTAAAAGAGGGGGGAAATTAATTTTGATTTTACCTGTAGAAGTCTACTTAAAACCAAGCCTTAATCCAGACAACGATCGACATTTTTATTGTTGGACATTTCAGACAATTACTAATCTTCTTTTCCATTGCGATTGGCGTCCGGTTTTCCAAAATAAATTATATGGGCCTTTTTTATTAAACAAACTTGGTTCCGTGCTTGATGAAAAAAACGCTGTAAAAATTGCACATCTTTTAGGAAAATTAAAAAAGAATTATCCATCAATCATGACAATTGCCCAGTCGGTTAAATAA
- a CDS encoding glycosyltransferase family 4 protein: protein MKILLYSSVFWPSTGGVETITATLAENIVRLGHECIVVTETVIKKEDERLYKVIRKPSLKQRLILSKQCDLIHSNGASVAMFPFAKLNNKPFIWTHNGYQILCIDGLGWVDGEPAPMSPIKSLKYHFKKNGLKFVLKESVKLAVRRYVANNVDLNIACSNWVAKRLQCKKQVVAYTPYSLSKFKSSQNNQNFKYDFLYVGRLVSEKGVPDLIKAFHLLISSSNYSNKTLAIVGDGNIRQSLENLVRERNLTSQVFFFGSKSGDELVKIISNSQIAVVPSVWEEPYGGVTLELLAAGKNLIVSECGGHAECLGDAGLKFKNGDIQSLYQCMVKLLEDQSLAKQQIEKGASQLKNFDEFELTKKYLKIYEEVIDSKLAQGS from the coding sequence ATGAAAATTCTGCTTTACTCTTCAGTATTTTGGCCTTCTACAGGAGGTGTCGAAACTATCACCGCTACTTTAGCAGAAAATATTGTACGCTTAGGCCACGAATGTATAGTTGTTACTGAAACTGTTATAAAAAAAGAGGATGAACGTCTTTACAAAGTAATTAGGAAACCTTCCTTAAAACAGCGATTAATACTGTCTAAACAATGCGATTTAATTCATTCTAATGGCGCTAGCGTAGCGATGTTTCCCTTCGCGAAATTAAATAATAAACCTTTTATATGGACTCATAATGGATACCAAATTTTATGTATTGATGGTTTGGGCTGGGTAGATGGGGAGCCTGCTCCTATGAGTCCTATAAAATCATTAAAATATCATTTCAAAAAAAATGGGTTAAAATTTGTTTTAAAAGAGTCAGTTAAACTAGCTGTTAGACGCTATGTTGCTAATAATGTTGATTTGAATATTGCTTGTTCAAATTGGGTTGCCAAACGTCTACAATGCAAAAAACAAGTTGTAGCATATACACCTTATTCGTTAAGTAAATTTAAATCATCACAAAATAACCAAAATTTCAAGTATGATTTTCTTTATGTGGGAAGATTAGTAAGTGAAAAAGGAGTCCCCGATTTAATTAAAGCCTTTCATTTGTTAATTTCTAGCTCCAACTACAGTAATAAAACGCTGGCAATTGTTGGAGATGGTAATATTAGACAATCTTTAGAAAATTTGGTACGAGAACGTAATTTGACAAGTCAAGTATTTTTCTTTGGTTCTAAGTCAGGCGATGAATTAGTAAAAATTATTAGTAATTCTCAGATTGCTGTCGTACCATCAGTTTGGGAAGAACCTTATGGAGGTGTAACACTTGAATTGTTAGCGGCGGGTAAAAATTTAATTGTTTCTGAATGTGGAGGACACGCAGAATGTTTGGGAGATGCTGGACTAAAGTTCAAAAATGGAGATATTCAATCTCTTTACCAGTGTATGGTTAAATTACTTGAAGACCAATCTCTAGCAAAGCAACAAATAGAAAAGGGAGCAAGCCAATTAAAGAATTTTGATGAATTTGAACTAACCAAAAAATATTTAAAAATTTATGAAGAAGTAATTGATTCAAAATTAGCACAAGGTAGCTAA
- a CDS encoding methyltransferase domain-containing protein, giving the protein MNQALKTQRQLAAEISGGISTDPVYTAFERILVELDLKGDILDFGAGTGNLTQRIQKLERFHSITAIDIIEHSPKNDSSIRWVKADLNEPTNLPDRIFDVIVSAEVIEHLENPRAVAREWFRLLRPGGTLIFSTPNNESWRALLALLFQGHFVLFGDSSYPAHITALLRKDAQRILCEAGFLSPQFFFTDVGSIPKLPKLTWQMVSGGLFKGIRYSDSFLAISKKPE; this is encoded by the coding sequence ATGAATCAAGCTCTCAAAACACAGCGTCAATTAGCAGCAGAAATCAGTGGCGGTATTAGTACCGATCCAGTCTATACAGCTTTTGAGAGAATATTAGTAGAACTTGATTTGAAAGGAGATATTTTAGATTTTGGAGCGGGTACTGGTAATCTAACTCAACGTATTCAAAAATTAGAACGATTCCATTCAATTACTGCTATTGATATTATCGAACATTCTCCAAAAAACGATAGTTCAATTAGGTGGGTCAAAGCAGATTTAAACGAACCAACAAATTTACCCGATCGAATATTTGACGTGATTGTTTCGGCAGAAGTAATCGAACATTTGGAAAATCCTAGAGCCGTTGCACGAGAATGGTTTCGTCTACTTCGTCCCGGTGGAACTTTAATTTTTAGTACGCCAAATAATGAAAGCTGGCGAGCTTTGTTAGCTCTGTTATTTCAAGGACATTTTGTATTATTTGGTGATAGCTCATATCCGGCTCATATCACTGCACTGCTGCGTAAAGATGCACAACGTATCTTGTGCGAAGCAGGTTTTTTAAGCCCCCAATTCTTTTTTACTGACGTTGGTAGCATTCCTAAACTTCCCAAACTTACCTGGCAAATGGTTTCAGGCGGATTATTTAAGGGTATTCGTTACAGCGATAGTTTTCTGGCAATTAGTAAGAAACCTGAATAA